Proteins from a single region of Candidatus Eisenbacteria bacterium:
- a CDS encoding Ig-like domain-containing protein: protein MHVTKLDRSAIAVACARALLGVVLFVSLSPAAARGNAITDENLKPGSPASEWQVAGSGDPTIQGFATDISTNVTATTGATVDFKVSTTAATFRIDIYRLGWYGGDGAHKVTTLGPFAGAVQAVPAADPVTGLVDCGGWSVSASWSAPAGSVSGIYLARLVREDDGGASHIAFVLRDDESTSDLVFKTSDATWQAYNVFGGNSLYVGSVSGYPGGHATKVSYNRPFVTRAGGGGGGAEEDWLFNAEYPMVRWLEANGYDVTYTTDVDTDRNGSLLLNHRVFLAVGHDEYWSGGARAAVEAARDAGRHLAFFSGNEVYWKTRWESSAFGSTPYRTLVCYKEGTLGENTCGGKCDPNTTDWTGLWRDGCAFPLADGCRPENELTGQISWNGTTGTLQVPDAYKDLRFWRNTSVALLGAGQTATLTPGTLGYEWDPEQTAYGAHYPPGRVWLSSTNVGGDTHHLSLVRRASGALVFGAGTCQWSWGLDNSHDRGSDAPNLAMQQATVNLFADMGAQPATLQTGGGLVAATASADATPPASVIGFPAPGASLPTGTAVTISGTASEAGGIVVGVDVSVDGGATWQAATGTTSWTFSWTPAVTGSVTLKSRAWDDLGNLEAPGASGPNVVAVTVTEGSPSAPPTVTATNPGNNATGVATNGAIIATFSEPLDPATVTTSTFELRDGTNALVPASVDYEPVSRTATLTPATLLAASATYTARLVGGVTDPRIKDLGGVALATDYSWSFTTTAPDAVAPTVTSTTPANGAGGVAPTATVNATFDEALSPATVTSATFELRDATSALVSASVSYNVYTRTATLVPAAALASGTYTARLAGGASSPRITDLAGNPLASDATWTFTVAGFNCPCTVWSAATLPGTAAAADAQALELGFRFRAAVDGWVTGVRFYKGAGNTGTHVGSLWTSGGTLLASATFTGETATGWQEVTFGAPVAITAATTYVASYHTNTGYYAEDTGFFAAGVDSPPLRALADGEDGPNGLYALSANPTFPNQTYISTNYWVDVVFATSVGPDVTAPVVVSQLPASGATDVAAGAAVSVDFNEPIDPASVDGTSFELRDGSNALVPATVTYSVPLRRATLTPISALAWSASYTATVKGGAADPRVRDLAGNALAADVSWSFTTSDPPPPPPTEGPGGPILVVSAAANPFSRYYVEILRAEGLNAFTAMDVSLVTPAVLAAYDVVILGEMPLDAAQVTMLSDWTTAGGTLVAMRPDAQLAGLLGVTPVGDTLSNDYLLVNTASAPGAGIVGQTIQFHGKADLYTLSGATSLATLYSNATTATPYPAVTTRDVGSNGGKAVAFTYDLARSVVLTRQGNPAWKNQKRDGAIPPIRSDDLFYGNASFDPQPDWVDLAKVAIPQADEQQRLLSNIMTLGNLHRMPLPRFWYLPKGLKAAVVMTGDNHGDGGMQPRFDIYRSESPVGCSLEDWECVRATGYEFVGTGFTNAQAVFYNSLGFEIAQHINTGCASVPAAQYESDAIGQRADFAAAFPGIPLPQTNRTHCIAWTDYTAVPELEARNGIRFDTNFYYWPYAWFNGVSGHFTGSGLPMRFAKEDGTLIDCYQANTQLTDDSYSSFTTPTTELLNRALGAEGYYAVLTANLHFDNTNHQGSNDIVAVAQARGVPVVSAKQMLDWLDGRNNSSFGGLAWSGNTLSFTISAAAGSRNMRAMVPMASAIGPFTGITLGGTPVAYTTETIKGIPYAFFPAVAGSYVATYNVDETAPLITNVVATPHDDGTATVTWTTTEPADSRVDFATVADPLALSGTDAGLVTSHLVTLTGLAPLTTYYFRVTSADAQSNAATEPAPPGAPLTFATPASVCFLDDSESQFTAGTPDAGIVVTATGNGELSLRAAAGADFAALPPTGEWQAFPFAAGGAATASGGLLAVDGVRFNTEPATTTWGAGSSVEFVATFTAAPHQYVGFGGGTDEVGGGGIFNVPPWAMFGTGTAGDQVYARINIGGTLYDSGLGAGLLGSPHRYRVDWKAASVEFRVDGTLVHTDPNSPATPMRVAMSDYTVGGAVLSVDWIRVAPPFVTSGSFLSRVYDGGAPTTWGEMTWTATLPAGTSVQLASRQGDTPAPDGTWTAFTPVPASGFVVGGTTRYLQYRADLATGDPAVAPELASVHVACASGPDATPPAITNVSATSGVGGTSAVIAWNTNELANSRVDYGTAPDALTLSVSDGAFVGVHGLTLPGLTPEITYYYRVTSADVSANSATEPPLVSAAASFTTQGPPCASDATAAEFAAGTPGVATYVAETADGELILAPAAGAEFSGASLPAGWISGLYGGAAPVVGGGHVSVDGAYVTTSGYYPPGRAVEFAATFDATAPGQHAGFGDDLNGAPWAIFSTGSGGALMARTNDGTELNEAIPGSWLGAPHRFRIEWAANEVRYLIDGSLVATHARTIAANMRPIVADGPVGGNPLQADWVRLTPFAASGSYLSRVFDAGGLATWGTATWTGTLPSATTLAMFERHGNTPVPDGTWSAFAAIASPGTSIGASARYLQYRADLATGDVATTPALLDVAIACTATPDGTPPAISAVSATPGGDGVSATVSWTTDEPANSRVDYGTSAGSLGSSATDGAFVSSHALALAGLMAGTTYYYRVTSADVSGNGASSPVAPATLTFVTPAAPCPADQTAADFGLGTPDANTMVALEGDGEVVLKPAGIAEEFAGTSLSAAWTAASYGGGSATVAGGALTVDAWHASTVATFGPGRSLEFVATFTSAAYQNVGFAADDAFNAPWVVIGQSGSPDGSLYARTWGGANVALGSGLLGSPHRYRIDWNAASFDFWVDGVLVTTLPASVGTNSVAMISDVGSGGGTLQVDWLRVTPYAASGAFLSRVFDGGGPVNWGALTWSAATPPGTALAMSVRTGNTPVPDGTWTPYDPLSSGASVGANSRYVQYRADLSSTAPAYATPVLRDVAIACSTGPDLTPPVISGIVATPAPDGGSATVVWSTDERATSRVDYGTSPDALTLSATDAASVRSHSLVLAGLSAGNTYWFRVRSTDPAGNEAIAPAPPTAPLSFTTPLQPCLSDATEADFGAGAHAGTIVTFEADGEVALAPVLAAEFSGASLTPDWTSVSWTGGTASVSGGQVSVTGARLTPTSTAGWTPTAPVPVVLEFVATFAGETFQNIGLGAGDNTTGGSGMFASETQAWAMFGTASTPNTFFTRINDGATTTDIAVLNAAGYLGSAHRYRIEWRPDSVIFAIDGASVDRRAVALSAPMRPGISDYALASPVLQVDWLRLTPYGASGTFTSRVYDSGTSSSWGAMTWSADVPAGTSLAMSARKGDTPSPDGTWSAWAPIAASGNPVGGVASYVQYAAALSANPGLDRSPLLRDVGITCGACNAGAPAVIADLAGIATANPGSGRSRVRLTWSGVTAGDAVAVYRKGFGDYPLYRTDHGAVPAAPANPAAAAAEGWTLTGVTASGTDDSPPVRDAWHYVAFVTNACSVVSGPSNVTGGTLDYLLGDVSSGAAVCSGAGEAGDGTVSIADFTALGSEYGQTFGTADSRVCLDVGPTADYGLRSRPTPDGRLDFEDLVLYALNFEVPLPAIAARAQPEHVAWQADELSLEAPANVRAGEFFEVQLRMRGTGGVHAVSARFAWDATVAQPEGIAAGYLLTAAGGGLLSPRPGVVDAAVFGRAAPGLSGEGTLAIVRFRAVRDGDPGVRLAGSLARDAQNHPVTLGSDSPRPPAVPGATLLGAVFPNPFRGSLSVSFTLARESRARLAVFDLAGRVVRHLEDGARPAGFHVVTWDGRGDTGAAVPAGFYLVRFEAGEVVQTRRVQVVR from the coding sequence ATGCACGTGACGAAGCTGGACCGATCCGCGATCGCCGTGGCCTGCGCGAGGGCCCTGCTGGGCGTGGTCCTGTTCGTTTCGCTGTCGCCCGCGGCCGCGCGCGGCAACGCCATCACCGACGAGAACCTCAAGCCCGGCAGCCCGGCGAGCGAGTGGCAGGTGGCGGGCTCGGGCGATCCGACCATCCAGGGGTTCGCCACCGACATCAGCACCAACGTCACCGCCACGACCGGCGCGACCGTGGACTTCAAGGTCAGCACCACCGCGGCGACGTTCCGGATCGACATCTACCGGCTCGGCTGGTACGGCGGAGACGGCGCCCACAAGGTCACGACCCTCGGGCCTTTCGCGGGCGCCGTGCAGGCGGTGCCCGCGGCCGATCCCGTGACCGGCCTCGTGGACTGCGGCGGCTGGAGCGTTTCGGCGTCCTGGAGCGCGCCGGCTGGCTCGGTGTCGGGCATCTACCTGGCGCGGCTCGTGCGCGAGGACGACGGCGGCGCCAGCCACATCGCATTCGTGCTGCGTGACGACGAGAGCACGTCGGACCTGGTCTTCAAGACTTCCGATGCGACCTGGCAGGCGTACAACGTGTTCGGCGGGAACAGCCTCTACGTCGGCAGCGTCAGCGGCTATCCCGGCGGGCACGCCACGAAGGTCAGCTACAACCGTCCGTTCGTGACCCGCGCGGGCGGCGGCGGCGGTGGCGCCGAGGAGGACTGGCTGTTCAACGCCGAGTACCCGATGGTCCGCTGGCTCGAGGCGAACGGCTACGACGTCACCTACACGACGGACGTGGACACCGATCGCAACGGCTCGCTGCTCCTGAACCACAGGGTGTTCCTCGCGGTCGGACACGACGAGTACTGGTCGGGAGGCGCGCGCGCCGCGGTCGAGGCGGCGCGTGACGCCGGCCGGCACCTCGCGTTCTTCAGCGGCAACGAGGTCTACTGGAAGACGCGCTGGGAGAGCAGCGCGTTCGGCTCCACGCCCTACCGCACGCTGGTCTGCTACAAGGAAGGCACGCTCGGCGAGAACACCTGCGGCGGCAAGTGCGACCCCAACACGACGGACTGGACCGGCCTGTGGCGCGATGGCTGCGCGTTCCCGCTCGCGGACGGCTGCCGGCCCGAGAACGAGCTGACCGGGCAGATCAGCTGGAACGGCACGACCGGCACGCTGCAGGTACCCGACGCCTACAAAGATCTGCGCTTCTGGCGGAACACCAGCGTCGCCCTGCTCGGAGCCGGCCAGACCGCGACGCTCACCCCCGGCACGCTCGGCTACGAATGGGATCCCGAGCAGACGGCGTACGGCGCGCACTACCCGCCGGGCCGTGTGTGGCTGTCGAGCACGAACGTCGGCGGCGACACGCACCACCTGTCGCTCGTGCGTCGGGCCAGCGGCGCGCTGGTGTTCGGGGCGGGGACGTGCCAGTGGTCCTGGGGCCTCGACAACAGCCATGACCGGGGCAGCGACGCGCCCAACCTGGCGATGCAGCAGGCGACCGTGAACCTGTTCGCCGACATGGGTGCGCAGCCGGCGACGCTGCAAACGGGCGGCGGACTGGTCGCGGCCACGGCGTCCGCGGACGCGACGCCGCCCGCGAGCGTCATCGGTTTCCCGGCGCCCGGCGCGTCGCTTCCCACCGGGACGGCCGTCACGATCAGCGGCACGGCTTCCGAGGCGGGCGGCATCGTGGTGGGCGTGGACGTGTCCGTGGACGGTGGCGCGACCTGGCAGGCGGCGACCGGCACGACGTCGTGGACCTTTTCGTGGACGCCGGCCGTCACCGGCAGCGTGACGCTCAAGTCTCGCGCGTGGGACGACCTCGGGAATCTCGAGGCGCCCGGCGCCTCCGGCCCGAACGTGGTCGCGGTCACCGTGACCGAGGGCTCGCCCTCCGCTCCTCCCACCGTGACGGCGACGAACCCCGGCAACAACGCGACCGGCGTCGCGACCAACGGCGCGATCATCGCGACGTTCAGCGAGCCGCTCGATCCCGCCACCGTCACCACGTCCACGTTCGAGTTGCGCGACGGGACGAACGCGCTGGTCCCGGCGTCCGTGGACTACGAGCCGGTGAGCCGGACCGCGACCCTGACGCCCGCCACGCTCCTGGCGGCGTCGGCGACCTACACGGCGCGGCTCGTGGGCGGCGTCACCGACCCCAGGATCAAGGACCTCGGGGGCGTCGCGCTCGCGACCGACTATTCGTGGTCCTTCACGACCACGGCCCCGGACGCGGTCGCGCCGACCGTGACCTCGACCACGCCCGCGAACGGCGCCGGCGGCGTCGCGCCCACCGCGACGGTGAACGCGACCTTCGATGAGGCCCTGAGCCCGGCGACGGTCACCAGCGCCACCTTCGAGCTGCGCGACGCGACGAGCGCACTCGTGTCCGCGAGCGTCTCGTACAACGTCTACACGCGCACCGCGACGCTGGTGCCGGCCGCGGCGCTCGCGAGCGGCACCTATACGGCGCGCCTCGCGGGCGGCGCGAGCAGCCCGCGGATCACCGACCTCGCCGGCAACCCGCTCGCGTCCGACGCGACCTGGACGTTCACCGTCGCCGGATTCAACTGCCCGTGCACGGTCTGGAGTGCCGCGACGCTGCCGGGCACGGCCGCGGCCGCGGACGCCCAGGCACTCGAACTCGGCTTCAGGTTCCGCGCCGCGGTGGACGGCTGGGTGACGGGGGTGCGCTTCTACAAGGGCGCGGGCAACACCGGCACCCACGTCGGCAGCCTGTGGACGAGCGGTGGGACGCTGCTCGCGAGCGCGACCTTCACCGGCGAGACCGCGACCGGCTGGCAGGAAGTGACGTTCGGCGCGCCGGTCGCGATCACCGCGGCCACCACCTACGTGGCGTCGTACCACACGAACACGGGGTACTACGCCGAGGACACGGGGTTCTTCGCGGCCGGCGTGGACAGCCCGCCGCTGCGCGCGCTCGCCGACGGCGAGGACGGGCCGAACGGGCTCTACGCGTTGTCGGCGAACCCGACCTTCCCGAACCAGACGTACATCTCGACGAACTACTGGGTGGACGTCGTGTTCGCGACTTCAGTCGGGCCGGACGTGACTGCGCCGGTGGTCGTCTCGCAGTTGCCCGCGAGCGGAGCCACCGACGTCGCCGCCGGCGCCGCGGTGAGCGTGGATTTCAACGAGCCGATCGATCCCGCGAGCGTGGACGGCACCTCGTTCGAGCTGCGCGACGGTTCGAACGCGCTGGTCCCCGCGACCGTGACCTACAGCGTCCCGTTGCGCCGGGCGACGCTCACGCCGATCTCCGCGCTGGCCTGGTCGGCGAGCTACACGGCGACCGTGAAGGGCGGCGCCGCCGACCCGAGGGTCCGGGACCTCGCCGGCAACGCGCTCGCCGCCGACGTGAGCTGGTCGTTCACCACCAGCGATCCGCCGCCTCCGCCGCCCACCGAGGGTCCGGGCGGCCCGATCCTCGTCGTCAGCGCCGCCGCCAATCCGTTCAGCCGCTACTACGTCGAGATCCTGCGCGCCGAAGGACTCAATGCGTTCACCGCGATGGACGTCTCGCTGGTGACCCCGGCGGTGCTCGCCGCGTACGACGTCGTGATTCTCGGCGAGATGCCGCTCGACGCGGCGCAGGTCACGATGCTTTCCGACTGGACGACCGCGGGCGGCACGCTGGTGGCGATGCGTCCCGACGCGCAACTGGCCGGGCTGCTGGGCGTGACCCCGGTCGGCGACACGCTCTCGAACGACTACCTGCTGGTGAACACCGCCTCGGCGCCCGGCGCCGGTATCGTCGGCCAGACGATCCAGTTCCACGGCAAGGCGGACCTCTACACGCTGAGTGGCGCCACGAGTCTCGCGACCCTTTACTCGAATGCGACCACCGCCACGCCCTACCCGGCGGTGACGACCCGGGACGTGGGCTCAAACGGCGGCAAGGCGGTGGCGTTCACCTACGACCTCGCCCGCTCGGTCGTCCTGACCCGCCAGGGCAACCCGGCGTGGAAGAACCAGAAGCGTGACGGCGCAATTCCGCCGATCCGTTCCGACGACCTGTTCTACGGCAACGCTTCGTTCGACCCGCAACCCGACTGGGTGGACCTCGCCAAGGTGGCGATCCCGCAGGCCGACGAGCAGCAGCGACTGCTCTCGAACATCATGACGCTCGGCAACCTGCACCGGATGCCGCTGCCGCGCTTCTGGTACCTGCCGAAGGGGCTCAAGGCCGCGGTCGTGATGACCGGCGACAACCACGGCGACGGCGGAATGCAGCCGCGCTTCGACATCTACCGGAGCGAGAGCCCGGTGGGCTGCTCGCTCGAGGACTGGGAGTGCGTGCGCGCCACCGGCTACGAGTTCGTCGGCACGGGATTCACGAACGCGCAGGCCGTCTTCTACAACAGCCTCGGCTTCGAAATCGCGCAGCACATCAACACGGGCTGCGCATCGGTGCCCGCGGCGCAGTACGAGTCGGACGCGATCGGCCAGCGCGCCGACTTCGCCGCCGCTTTCCCCGGCATCCCCCTGCCGCAGACCAACCGGACGCACTGCATCGCGTGGACCGACTACACCGCCGTTCCGGAGCTCGAGGCCCGGAACGGAATCCGGTTCGACACCAACTTCTACTACTGGCCGTACGCATGGTTCAACGGCGTGAGCGGACACTTCACCGGTTCGGGTCTGCCGATGCGCTTCGCGAAGGAGGACGGCACCCTGATTGACTGTTACCAGGCGAACACGCAGTTGACGGACGACTCCTACAGTTCCTTCACGACGCCGACCACCGAGCTCCTGAACCGGGCGCTCGGGGCCGAGGGCTACTACGCCGTCCTGACCGCGAACCTCCACTTCGACAACACCAACCACCAGGGCTCGAACGACATCGTCGCCGTCGCGCAGGCGCGCGGGGTGCCGGTCGTTTCCGCGAAGCAGATGCTCGACTGGCTCGACGGCCGCAACAACTCGTCGTTCGGGGGCCTGGCGTGGAGCGGCAACACGCTCAGCTTCACCATCTCCGCCGCGGCCGGCTCGAGGAACATGCGCGCGATGGTGCCGATGGCCTCGGCCATCGGCCCGTTCACCGGCATCACCCTCGGCGGGACGCCGGTCGCCTACACGACCGAAACGATCAAGGGGATTCCCTACGCGTTCTTCCCGGCCGTCGCCGGCAGCTACGTCGCGACGTACAACGTGGACGAAACCGCGCCGCTCATCACCAACGTGGTGGCGACGCCGCACGACGACGGCACGGCCACGGTCACGTGGACCACGACCGAGCCGGCCGACTCGCGCGTGGATTTCGCGACCGTGGCCGATCCGCTCGCGCTCTCCGGCACCGACGCCGGGCTCGTCACCAGCCACCTGGTGACGCTGACCGGCCTCGCGCCGCTCACGACCTACTACTTCCGCGTGACCTCGGCCGACGCGCAGTCCAACGCCGCGACCGAGCCGGCCCCGCCGGGCGCGCCGCTCACGTTCGCGACGCCCGCGTCCGTCTGCTTCCTGGACGACAGCGAGTCGCAGTTCACCGCCGGGACGCCCGATGCGGGCATCGTGGTCACCGCCACCGGCAACGGCGAGCTGAGCCTGCGGGCCGCGGCGGGCGCCGATTTCGCCGCGCTGCCGCCGACCGGCGAGTGGCAGGCGTTCCCGTTCGCCGCCGGCGGCGCCGCCACTGCTTCAGGCGGCCTGCTCGCGGTGGACGGCGTGCGCTTCAACACCGAGCCGGCCACGACCACCTGGGGCGCCGGCAGCTCCGTCGAGTTCGTCGCCACCTTCACCGCGGCCCCGCACCAGTATGTCGGCTTCGGCGGCGGCACCGACGAGGTCGGGGGTGGGGGAATCTTCAACGTTCCGCCGTGGGCGATGTTCGGCACCGGCACCGCGGGCGACCAGGTGTACGCGCGGATCAACATCGGCGGCACGCTCTACGATTCCGGTCTCGGCGCGGGCCTGCTCGGCTCGCCGCACCGCTACCGCGTGGACTGGAAGGCCGCGAGCGTCGAGTTCCGGGTGGACGGGACGCTGGTCCACACCGATCCCAACAGTCCGGCCACGCCCATGCGCGTGGCGATGAGCGACTACACGGTGGGCGGCGCGGTCCTGTCGGTGGACTGGATCCGCGTCGCGCCTCCCTTCGTCACGAGCGGCTCGTTCCTCTCGCGCGTCTACGACGGCGGCGCGCCGACCACGTGGGGCGAGATGACGTGGACCGCGACGCTGCCGGCCGGCACGAGCGTGCAGCTCGCGAGCCGGCAGGGCGACACGCCGGCACCCGACGGAACCTGGACGGCGTTCACCCCGGTGCCCGCGAGCGGATTCGTGGTCGGCGGAACGACTCGCTACCTGCAGTACCGCGCGGATCTCGCGACCGGCGACCCGGCGGTCGCGCCCGAGCTGGCGAGCGTGCACGTCGCCTGCGCGAGCGGCCCCGACGCGACGCCGCCCGCGATCACGAACGTCTCGGCCACCTCCGGCGTCGGCGGCACGAGCGCCGTGATCGCCTGGAACACGAACGAGCTGGCGAACTCGCGCGTGGACTACGGCACCGCGCCGGATGCGCTCACGCTGAGCGTCTCCGACGGCGCATTCGTCGGCGTTCACGGCCTGACGCTGCCCGGGCTCACGCCCGAGATCACCTACTACTACCGCGTCACCTCGGCCGACGTGTCGGCCAACTCCGCCACCGAACCGCCACTTGTCTCGGCGGCCGCCAGCTTCACCACCCAGGGCCCGCCGTGCGCGAGCGACGCGACGGCGGCCGAGTTCGCCGCCGGGACGCCGGGCGTGGCGACGTACGTCGCAGAGACCGCGGACGGCGAGCTGATCCTGGCGCCCGCGGCCGGCGCCGAGTTCTCGGGTGCCAGCCTGCCGGCCGGCTGGATCTCCGGACTTTACGGCGGCGCGGCTCCGGTCGTGGGCGGCGGCCACGTGAGCGTGGATGGTGCGTACGTCACGACCTCGGGCTACTACCCGCCCGGCCGCGCGGTCGAGTTCGCCGCGACCTTCGATGCCACCGCTCCCGGCCAGCACGCCGGGTTCGGCGACGACCTGAACGGCGCACCGTGGGCGATCTTCAGCACCGGCTCGGGTGGCGCGCTCATGGCGCGCACGAACGACGGCACCGAGCTGAACGAGGCGATTCCCGGCAGCTGGCTCGGCGCTCCGCACCGTTTCCGCATCGAGTGGGCGGCGAACGAGGTGCGCTACCTGATCGACGGATCGCTGGTCGCCACGCACGCGCGCACGATCGCCGCGAACATGCGCCCGATCGTCGCGGACGGGCCGGTCGGCGGCAACCCGCTGCAGGCCGACTGGGTCCGCCTGACGCCGTTCGCCGCGTCCGGATCGTATCTGTCTCGCGTCTTCGACGCGGGCGGCCTCGCGACCTGGGGCACCGCGACCTGGACCGGTACGCTGCCCTCCGCAACGACGCTCGCGATGTTCGAACGCCACGGCAACACGCCGGTTCCCGACGGCACGTGGTCAGCCTTCGCGGCGATCGCGTCCCCCGGGACGAGCATTGGCGCGTCCGCGCGGTACCTGCAGTACCGGGCCGACCTCGCGACCGGCGATGTCGCGACGACGCCCGCGCTGCTCGACGTGGCGATCGCGTGCACGGCCACGCCCGACGGCACGCCGCCGGCGATCTCGGCCGTATCGGCCACGCCGGGAGGCGATGGCGTATCGGCGACGGTGTCGTGGACGACCGACGAGCCGGCGAACTCGCGCGTGGACTACGGCACGTCGGCCGGCTCGCTCGGCTCGAGCGCGACCGACGGCGCGTTCGTCTCCTCGCATGCGCTCGCGCTCGCCGGGCTCATGGCCGGAACGACGTACTACTACCGCGTGACCTCGGCGGACGTGTCGGGCAACGGCGCCTCCTCGCCGGTCGCACCGGCGACGCTCACGTTCGTGACGCCCGCAGCGCCCTGCCCGGCCGACCAGACGGCCGCCGACTTCGGGCTCGGGACGCCCGACGCGAACACGATGGTGGCGCTCGAGGGCGACGGCGAAGTCGTGCTGAAGCCCGCGGGGATCGCGGAGGAGTTCGCGGGCACGTCGCTGTCCGCCGCCTGGACCGCGGCGAGCTATGGCGGCGGCAGCGCCACGGTCGCAGGCGGCGCGCTCACGGTGGACGCCTGGCACGCCTCGACCGTCGCGACCTTCGGCCCAGGTCGCTCGCTCGAGTTCGTGGCGACGTTCACCTCGGCGGCCTACCAGAACGTGGGCTTCGCCGCCGACGATGCGTTCAACGCGCCGTGGGTCGTCATCGGCCAGAGCGGCTCGCCCGATGGTTCGCTCTACGCCCGCACCTGGGGTGGCGCGAACGTCGCGCTGGGTTCCGGACTGCTGGGATCGCCGCACCGCTACCGCATCGACTGGAACGCCGCGAGCTTCGACTTCTGGGTGGATGGCGTGCTGGTGACCACGCTGCCCGCCTCCGTCGGGACGAACTCCGTGGCGATGATCAGCGACGTCGGCTCCGGCGGCGGCACGCTCCAGGTGGACTGGCTGCGGGTCACGCCGTATGCCGCCTCGGGAGCGTTCCTCAGCCGCGTGTTCGACGGCGGCGGCCCCGTGAACTGGGGTGCCCTGACCTGGTCCGCCGCGACTCCGCCGGGAACGGCGCTCGCGATGTCGGTGCGGACCGGCAACACGCCGGTGCCGGACGGGACGTGGACGCCCTACGACCCGCTCTCGAGCGGCGCGTCGGTCGGCGCCAACTCCCGCTATGTCCAGTACCGGGCCGACCTCTCCAGCACCGCGCCTGCGTACGCGACTCCCGTCCTGCGCGACGTGGCGATCGCGTGCTCGACCGGACCGGACCTCACGCCGCCCGTCATCTCCGGAATCGTCGCGACGCCGGCGCCCGACGGCGGGAGCGCGACGGTCGTGTGGAGCACGGACGAACGTGCGACCTCGCGGGTGGACTACGGGACGAGCCCCGACGCGCTCACGCTCAGCGCCACGGACGCCGCCTCGGTCCGATCGCACTCGCTCGTGCTGGCCGGGCTCTCGGCCGGCAACACCTACTGGTTCCGGGTTCGTTCCACCGATCCCGCGGGCAACGAAGCGATCGCCCCCGCGCCGCCGACGGCGCCACTCAGCTTCACGACGCCGCTGCAGCCGTGCCTGAGCGACGCGACCGAGGCCGACTTCGGCGCGGGCGCCCACGCCGGCACCATCGTCACGTTCGAGGCCGACGGCGAGGTCGCGCTCGCGCCGGTACTTGCCGCCGAGTTCTCGGGCGCGAGCCTGACTCCGGACTGGACCAGCGTGTCGTGGACCGGCGGAACCGCGAGCGTCTCCGGCGGGCAGGTGAGCGTGACCGGGGCGCGCCTGACGCCGACCAGCACCGCGGGCTGGACGCCGACCGCTCCGGTTCCGGTGGTCCTCGAGTTCGTCGCCACCTTCGCGGGCGAGACCTTCCAGAACATCGGCCTCGGGGCGGGCGACAACACGACCGGCGGAAGCGGCATGTTCGCGAGCGAAACGCAGGCGTGGGCGATGTTCGGCACCGCGAGCACGCCGAACACCTTCTTCACGCGCATCAACGACGGCGCGACCACGACCGACATCGCGGTCCTCAACGCCGCCGGCTATCTGGGCAGCGCGCACCGCTACCGCATCGAATGGCGCCCGGACAGCGTGATCTTCGCGATTGACGGGGCGAGCGTGGATCGCAGGGCGGTGGCGCTGTCGGCCCCGATGCGCCCGGGCATCAGCGACTACGCGCTCGCCAGCCCGGTGCTGCAGGTGGACTGGCTGCGCCTGACGCCCTACGGCGCGAGCGGCACGTTCACCTCGCGCGTCTACGACTCGGGAACGAGCTCGTCGTGGGGAGCGATGACGTGGAGCGCCGACGTTCCCGCGGGGACTTCGCTGGCGATGTCGGCGCGAAAGGGCGACACACCCTCGCCGGACGGCACCTGGAGCGCGTGGGCCCCGATCGCGGCTTCCGGCAACCCCGTCGGCGGGGTGGCGAGCTACGTCCAGTACGCCGCGGCGCTGTCGGCCAACCCCGGGCTCGACCGCTCTCCGCTGCTGCGCGACGTCGGCATCACCTGCGGCGCGTGCAACGCGGGCGCGCCGGCGGTCATCGCCGATCTCGCCGGCATCGCCACCGCCAACCCCGGCTCGGGCCGCTCGCGCGTGCGGCTGACCTGGAGCGGGGTCACGGCGGGCGACGCGGTGGCCGTTTACCGCAAGGGATTCGGCGACTACCCGCTCTACCGCACGGATCACGGCGCGGTTCCGGCCGCGCCGGCGAATCCGGCGGCCGCCGCCGCGGAGGGCTGGACGCTGACGGGCGTCACGGCCTCCGGAACGGACGATTCGCCGCCGGTGCGCGACGCCTGGCACTACGTCGCGTTCGTCACCAACGCCTGCTCGGTCGTTTCCGGCCCGTCGAACGTGACGGGCGGAACGCTCGATTACCTGCTCGGCGACGTCAGCAGTGGCGCGGCGGTCTGCTCGGGAGCCGGCGAGGCCGGCGACGGCACGGTCAGCATCGCCGACTTCACCGCGCTGGGAAGCGAGTACGGCCAGACCTTCGGCACGGCCGACTCGCGCGTCTGCCTCGACGTCGGTCCGACCGCGGACTACGGGCTCCGTTCGCGCCCGACGCCGGACGGACGGCTCGACTTCGAGGACCTGGTGCTCTACGCGCTCAACTTCGAGGTCCCGCTGCCCGCGATCGCGGCGCGGGCGCAGCCGGAGCACGTGGCGTGGCAGGCCGACGAGCTGTCGCTGGAAGCCCCCGCGAACGTGCGGGCCGGCGAGTTCTTCGAAGTCCAGCTGCGCATGCGGGGCACGGGTGGCGTCCACGCGGTCTCGGCGCGCTTCGCGTGGGATGCCACGGTCGCGCAGCCCGAGGGCATCGCCGCCGGGTACCTGCTGACCGCCGCGGGAGGCGGCCTGCTCTCGCCGCGGCCCGGAGTCGTGGACGCGGCGGTGTTCGGCCGGGCGGCGCCCGGCCTCTCGGGTGAGGGCACGCTCGCGATCGTGCGCTTCCGC